In the Limanda limanda chromosome 1, fLimLim1.1, whole genome shotgun sequence genome, one interval contains:
- the bhmt gene encoding betaine--homocysteine S-methyltransferase 1 isoform X2, whose product MAPAGAKRRLDAGEVVIGDGGFVFALEKRGYVKAGPWTPEAAAENPEAVRQLHREFLRAGSTVMQTFTFYASDDKLVNRGHTQRFTGQQINEAACDLAREVANEGDALVAGGISQTPAYLSCKNEAEVKAIFKKQTDVFVQKNVDFLIAEYFEHVEEAEWAVQVLRTTGKPVAATLCIGPDGDLNGVSPGDCAVKLVKAGAHIVGINCHFDPETCVKTVKMMKAGVEKAGLKAHYMSQPLAFHTPDCKRQGFIDLPEFPFSLEPRILTRWDMQKYAREAYSAGIRYIGGCCGFEPYHVRALAEELAPERGFLPAASEKHGLWGSGLEMHTKPWVRARARQDYWVEQTPASGRPYCPSMSTPDGWGVTKGHAELMQQKEATSKEQLKVLFDKANKCH is encoded by the exons CGTCTGGATGCGGGAGAGGTCGTCATCGGGGACGGAGGCTTCGTCTTCGCCCTGGAGAAGAGGGGCTACGTGAAGGCAGGTCCGTGGACACCTGAGGCTGCAGCCGAGAACCCCGAGGCCG TGCGCCAGCTGCACAGGGAGTTCCTGAGGGCAGGCTCCACTGTCATGCAGACATTCACCTTCTATGCAAGCGATGACAAACTGGTGAACAGAGGCCACACTCAGCGCTTCACT GGGCAGCAAATAAACGAAGCAGCATGTGACCTGGCCAGAGAGGTAGCCAATGAGGGGGATGCTCTGGTGGCTGGAGGCATCTCTCAGACTCCCGCTTACCTCAGCTGCAAGAACGAGGCCGAAGTCAAGGCCATCTTCAAGAAGCAGACCGACGTGTTTGTCCAGAAAAATGTGGACTTCTTGATCGCAGAG TACTTTGAGCATGTGGAAGAGGCTGAGTGGGCAGTCCAGGTGTTGAGGACCACCGGCAAGCCAGTGGCTGCAACTCTCTGTATTGGACCTGATGGAGACCTGAATGGAGTCAGCCCTGGAGACTGTGCCGTCAAACTTGTCAAAGCTG GAGCTCACATTGTGGGCATCAACTGCCACTTTGACCCGGAGACCTGCGTGAAGACTGTGAAGATGATGAAGGCCGGAGTGGAGAAGGCCGGCCTTAAGGCTCACTACATGAGCCAGCCGCTGGCCTTCCACACTCCTGACTGCAAGCGCCAGGGCTTCATTGATCTGCCCGAGTTCCCCTTCA GTCTGGAGCCGAGGATCCTGACCAGATGGGACATGCAGAAATACGCCCGGGAAGCGTACTCTGCCGGCATCCGCTACATCGGAGGCTGCTGCGGATTTGAACCCTATCACGTCCGTGCCTTGGCGGAGGAGCTGGCACCTGAGAGGGGTTTCCTGCCCGCTGCGTCCGAGAAGCACGGCCTCTGGGGAAGTGGCCTGGAAATGCACACAAAGCCGTGGGTTAGAGCAAG GGCTCGTCAGGACTACTGGGTGGAGCAGACCCCTGCGTCCGGCCGTCCCTACTGCCCGTCCATGTCCACACCTGACGGCTGGGGCGTCACCAAGGGCCACGCTGAGCTGATGCAGCAGAAGGAGGCCACCTCCAAGGAGCAGCTGAAGGTTCTCTTTGACAAGGCCAACAAATGCCACTGA
- the bhmt gene encoding betaine--homocysteine S-methyltransferase 1 isoform X1, whose product MAPAGAKRGILERLDAGEVVIGDGGFVFALEKRGYVKAGPWTPEAAAENPEAVRQLHREFLRAGSTVMQTFTFYASDDKLVNRGHTQRFTGQQINEAACDLAREVANEGDALVAGGISQTPAYLSCKNEAEVKAIFKKQTDVFVQKNVDFLIAEYFEHVEEAEWAVQVLRTTGKPVAATLCIGPDGDLNGVSPGDCAVKLVKAGAHIVGINCHFDPETCVKTVKMMKAGVEKAGLKAHYMSQPLAFHTPDCKRQGFIDLPEFPFSLEPRILTRWDMQKYAREAYSAGIRYIGGCCGFEPYHVRALAEELAPERGFLPAASEKHGLWGSGLEMHTKPWVRARARQDYWVEQTPASGRPYCPSMSTPDGWGVTKGHAELMQQKEATSKEQLKVLFDKANKCH is encoded by the exons GGGGTATTCTGGAGCGTCTGGATGCGGGAGAGGTCGTCATCGGGGACGGAGGCTTCGTCTTCGCCCTGGAGAAGAGGGGCTACGTGAAGGCAGGTCCGTGGACACCTGAGGCTGCAGCCGAGAACCCCGAGGCCG TGCGCCAGCTGCACAGGGAGTTCCTGAGGGCAGGCTCCACTGTCATGCAGACATTCACCTTCTATGCAAGCGATGACAAACTGGTGAACAGAGGCCACACTCAGCGCTTCACT GGGCAGCAAATAAACGAAGCAGCATGTGACCTGGCCAGAGAGGTAGCCAATGAGGGGGATGCTCTGGTGGCTGGAGGCATCTCTCAGACTCCCGCTTACCTCAGCTGCAAGAACGAGGCCGAAGTCAAGGCCATCTTCAAGAAGCAGACCGACGTGTTTGTCCAGAAAAATGTGGACTTCTTGATCGCAGAG TACTTTGAGCATGTGGAAGAGGCTGAGTGGGCAGTCCAGGTGTTGAGGACCACCGGCAAGCCAGTGGCTGCAACTCTCTGTATTGGACCTGATGGAGACCTGAATGGAGTCAGCCCTGGAGACTGTGCCGTCAAACTTGTCAAAGCTG GAGCTCACATTGTGGGCATCAACTGCCACTTTGACCCGGAGACCTGCGTGAAGACTGTGAAGATGATGAAGGCCGGAGTGGAGAAGGCCGGCCTTAAGGCTCACTACATGAGCCAGCCGCTGGCCTTCCACACTCCTGACTGCAAGCGCCAGGGCTTCATTGATCTGCCCGAGTTCCCCTTCA GTCTGGAGCCGAGGATCCTGACCAGATGGGACATGCAGAAATACGCCCGGGAAGCGTACTCTGCCGGCATCCGCTACATCGGAGGCTGCTGCGGATTTGAACCCTATCACGTCCGTGCCTTGGCGGAGGAGCTGGCACCTGAGAGGGGTTTCCTGCCCGCTGCGTCCGAGAAGCACGGCCTCTGGGGAAGTGGCCTGGAAATGCACACAAAGCCGTGGGTTAGAGCAAG GGCTCGTCAGGACTACTGGGTGGAGCAGACCCCTGCGTCCGGCCGTCCCTACTGCCCGTCCATGTCCACACCTGACGGCTGGGGCGTCACCAAGGGCCACGCTGAGCTGATGCAGCAGAAGGAGGCCACCTCCAAGGAGCAGCTGAAGGTTCTCTTTGACAAGGCCAACAAATGCCACTGA